From Pseudomonas sp. G2-4:
GTACTACTTCAAGGAAGCCTCCCTGGCCCTCAGCCGGACCCTGCGCGTGCGCAAGGAGTTCTTCCATCTCTGGCACCCGGCCGACTGCATCGGCGAAGTCGGCGCCGCCATCGGCCCGGCCATGCTCGCCGTGGCGTTGGCCGCCAGTCGCAAGGGCTACGGCGAAGGTCCGAATATCTTCTGCCACCTCGGCAACGACGCCGGCGAGCGCGCCGTCGCATTGCTCAGTTATCAGACTGTGAGAGCTGCGTAATGGCCAACCAAGTCTTTGCCAACAATATGGAGATTTCCTGCAAGGCGGCGGATGGCAAGTCGATCGCCTGCTTCCCGGATGTCTGCTTCACCCCGCCCCAGGCCCCGCCCACCCCGCTCGGTGTGCCCATCCCCTATCCCAATACCGGTATGGCGAAGGACACGGCCAAGGGAAGTCGGACGGTGAAGATCACCCGTAAAGAAGTCATGCTTAAAGACAGAAGTTACTTTAAGACCAGCTATGGCGATGAGGCCGGCTGCGCGCCGAAGAAGGGCGTGATTACCAGTAAGATCAAGGGCAAGGTGTACTTCACCTCCTGGTCGATGGATGTGAAGTTCGAAGGCCTGAACGTTGTGCGGAACATGGATCTGACCACACATAACCATGCATCGCTCCCCGGAAACACACCGACCTGGCCCTATTTGGACGAAACGGCCTTCGCCGACGATAGTGATCATGCCTGTGCCCCTCTGGCTAAAAAACTCAAGACCCACTGCGAAAAGCACCTTAAACGGACCAAGAAAGGCCAGGTAAAAAGGAAGTCATCAAAGGACGCCATGTGTGCCGATCGTAAATGTAAGGCCGCGATGAAGTGTTCTCTATCACCCTATTCCCCCTCGAATTGCTGCGATGGGAAAACCCCCCATCATGTAATACCTAAGCACTGCATCCAGAAGCCTAATCAAGGAAACTCTTCCAACCCTGACGTATATACCGGCTGCGAGGGCTATAACTCCAAATTAGCCCCGTGTGTATGCGTGTCTGGACATGACAAGAGCACCGGGCAGCACAAAAAAGTGCACGACATATTCGACAAGGCTGAGGATAAAAACCTCGTTAACGGCAAGGCTGGGACCTGGACTTATGAGGCCGCAGCAAATAGCGGAGCAACGGCGGTCAGCCAAGTATTACGATGCGACCCGAAATGTACACGGTCCCAGTTGGATGCTTATCACCAGCAGCCCAATAGATCGGCGGTTCCTCCGAAAGGTCCCAACATCAGCAATACCACCAATCTACGTGCTGACAGCAGCGGAAACAGGACTCCGGAAAACTTCTCAACAGCTGCCAGCGGCACAATTGGATAAGGAGCAACCATGACATCATCCAAGCATTATTTCATTGATGGATTCAGTCCCACCAAGGGACTCTTGGGCGTAGTAGCCTTTCCATATGCACTCAAAGGCGAGGACACGGAGTACACCACGTTCTATACGACCCTCGATGGACGGTGGATGCAGCAAAAATTCGACTTTGACAGCCGCTCAGTTACCTATTTTATACATGGCGAATATCGAGCATGGTGGATTCTCGGAAAACGCGGAGAAG
This genomic window contains:
- a CDS encoding PAAR-like domain-containing protein — encoded protein: MANQVFANNMEISCKAADGKSIACFPDVCFTPPQAPPTPLGVPIPYPNTGMAKDTAKGSRTVKITRKEVMLKDRSYFKTSYGDEAGCAPKKGVITSKIKGKVYFTSWSMDVKFEGLNVVRNMDLTTHNHASLPGNTPTWPYLDETAFADDSDHACAPLAKKLKTHCEKHLKRTKKGQVKRKSSKDAMCADRKCKAAMKCSLSPYSPSNCCDGKTPHHVIPKHCIQKPNQGNSSNPDVYTGCEGYNSKLAPCVCVSGHDKSTGQHKKVHDIFDKAEDKNLVNGKAGTWTYEAAANSGATAVSQVLRCDPKCTRSQLDAYHQQPNRSAVPPKGPNISNTTNLRADSSGNRTPENFSTAASGTIG